The Cryptomeria japonica chromosome 2, Sugi_1.0, whole genome shotgun sequence region CAATATTCATTGACTCAACTTTATTTATTTTGTTATACTATAAAATACACGACAAAATTGTTAAAGCCTTCTGCCATGTGAACATTTCAAAATTGTCAactttcttatttttttctttgacTTTCAATCCCTAAGTCGGGAATTGTCTTTACGTCACAAAGGACAATCGACCAGAGATATTCGTTAAGAAAGTATAGGCGTCGGATTTACAAACTAAACGACATAGGGGAGAACGTTTCGTACAAGTTAGCAACTCGCATTTGGTGAGATCCACGTGGTGGGGCCAGCACGGAAGATATTTTGATTTAGGCAGATGTTGATGCAAAAACTTATCGATTTCGCAACTTGTTGGTATTCCAGGTCTTGATGGGGTGACAAATTGGGAGTGATATGTCATTAATAAAGAATATCGGTCTTACAGTGGGCCAATGCCAGTTTTTACATTCATACGTAGCATGGTAATGTTCCTTCTGGTATCTACTACAATCGCAAGTATATGACAAAATGCAAATGCCCAACTTTTGTTGCATCATGCGGTTAAACCTGAAAAAAATGTAACCTTCGTTGCCTGCAACCACGAAGTGCCTATGAAACTCTCCACTGTAAATTTAGCCATTTCATTTGCATCGGTGGTGTTTTTAAAACCAGGCCACGTTACACGACGGTCGAGAGCAGCTCCTGCACCAGTGTTCTGATATTCCACATAATACAAAGTTTCCAATGCGAAGTCTCCGTTCCATTCAAGCCAACCAGCAGGATTAATGATATCGTCCATGTGGGAGGTCATTATGACTGTCCGCGAGTACAATTTCCAGGGTCTCCCAAGGTATGTAGCAAAAGTGTCCTTGGCGGCAAAGAGATCGGCTTCTCCAGTAATGTTGCAGTTCTGGATGGAGATTCCGGTATTCTGGTTGGGATCTGTTCTCCCTTGAGCAGTTATAGTGTTCTTCTGATTTGGATCCGGTAGCCGTGCAGCAATGATGCAATTCTGAAACACAACAGCAGCATTTCCGAAGATGAAATCCACTGTACCAGAAATGTAGCAGTCTCTGTAAAATTGACGGAGAGAATGTGCATAGAGAGTGTCTTGGTAGGCGCTTATATTGCACTTAACGAACAGCGATTCATCCGACCCAACTCGAGCAGCCACAGCTTGATGGTTGGATGCTCCTGCAGTGTTTCTAATTTGTATGTCCTGAGCAATGAATCCCTTTCCAACAGCAACTGCATTTCAGTCAGTGTAAATTCAGTCAGAGCTTTTCATAAAAGCAATGAAAACTCTTGGAAGACGAAGTTGAAAACTGGAAAAGTTTCTCCTCAAAACAATCGGGCAGAAACTAATTTCATCAACAGAATTGAAAAATTTATGAAACATTTTTTTCGTTCTCTAATGAGATACAAGCAATCAAGgaaaacttaaaagaaaactttTTGTTTATAGAATCTATTAGTTAGAGAAATTTGTGTAAAGAATCGAATCTAATTTGATAGATAGGTTATAAGTTCAATATAATAGGGTATGTACAAATATTATTTGAAATACAGTTAGTGCCTCTACTCAAATTATTGGATAGTCCTTACATTACAAGCTGTCTAACAGATCCACTAACAGATCCCTCAACATAAAAGATCATGAAAATATTCTATCCTATTCTAAGATCATGAAAAGATTCTATCCTATTCTAACCTGTACACAGGGCACTAGAGTATCTACATATAGAATTTGAAGCACAGTTAGATGTCTCATTCTTAGTACAGTCCAATATATTATAAATCATCTATAAAAAACATATCGCTCAATATGATAGTCTATAACAAGATCCTACCCTATACTACCCTATAGACAGGGGCAACTGTAGAAGGACAATGCTGTCATGGGTACTGTAAAAATAAATTTCCCTATCGGTACTGAAGAACAATATTTAAAAAGTTTTAAAcacaaatttaaaaaaagaaaaacaatcCTTGGGGAAGATGGAAGAGTCAAAATGCCTACTTAATGTTGCAGTATGAAACGTTTTGGTGCCTGTCCCAAAACTTTTATCGCCAGTAATAATCGTTTTATCCATACCATCACCGACTATCATCAACATTGTCTTCGCTTTGCTCACTTCCACAGTCTCCTGGTAAATCCCCTGTTTCACCATGATAATGAATCTGGTCTCGTTCTTGGTAGGGGCTGCGTCCACTGCCTCCTGAATCGTTTTATAATTCCCAGTACCATCTTTCGCCACAATTACATTAGGCACTATGTCTGTCTGTAGAAGCCTTCGATCCGTTGCAGACACCCACCCTGGAAACCCATTTTCCGCAGGATTGAAATCATCCATCAACAGACGTCGGGTAGGGAAGGATATCTTCAATTTTTTCAGCAATTTTGCAACATTGCTTACAATCGCCAGAGAATTGCTGGTCAACTCGCTCAGATTGTCCACGATACTGTGCATCTGATCTTTACCTTGACTTGAAGTGGTGTTGGACAAGCCGTCAACACAGGTGACCAGATTTGTGAGCGCAGCACTGAGCCAAGTCCGTACATCACTTGAAGGCTCAGTCAACGATTTGAGATTGAAATTCTTCAAATCGTCACTAGAACTATTTAGCTGGTCTACAGTTTGGTCTATTAGCTCCCCACAGTCTTTGAACGCCTGTTTCTGCTCCGGATCGGTAATTTGTTCCGTGAGATTAGAGACAACAGAAAGGGCATTCTGTGCTTCCCTCATGGCCACGACCACTGCAATATTAAATAGATCCTTGGGGCTTAGCTTGGAGGAGCCATTGTAAGAGGAAAGGCTGGAAATGCACTTTTCTTTGTAGACCGTGACGCTGCAAACGGCTGTCATGGCCTTGCTGCTCGTTTGCATTTCAGTGGGCTCTTCATCCTTGCTGCTGCTTTTAGATCGGACAACTGCAACTGCAACAGAGACAATTATAGCTATCAAAACCAAACAAGTTATACCGATTATGATGATTCTTCTTCTTGACTTCTTTCTGGCAACTAATTTTTCCTGATGCAGGGCATCCACTTTGCCATAGCCTTTGAATGAATGCATCTCCTCGCTCAATGAATGCATCTTGTTCCACTTCCAACAAATAGAATGCTAAACTAGTGCTTACTGTATAATAAGAAAATGGTACGAGCGCGCATGTATTTATACACTGAATGTTCTGACATTTCCAATGTGAAATGGTTTATTACTATTTTACCTCTGATTGGAATGATGGAGCTGTATCAAGCTGTATTGAGATGATTGGGATGTTGTAAATTAAATTGATTATTCTACCGGAGAACGCGTTCGAATTTTTACTTTGGTTTGAAAGGATCGGAAGGAAGCCCGAAACTAATGGGTAGAGGGTCAGCGTCTCAATTATAGAATGAGTATTGTATACGTTAAATGAAAAATCTACATTTGCCCTTCCCATGTGACGACGTTAGGCCAGCATTCCAACGCGTGATTAGGCTGTCACCACAGCGTAATGTTACTACAGTACGCGGAATATATCAGACCTTTTCTATGGAGGATTGCTGGTCATCCATCAATATCAAACATTATCATTTCATAACCATTATCGGCTGTAAAATGTATAAATTCTTTATTGGCGTCAAATCTAATCTTCGCGCACCTTCTAGGAGAGTTAATCTAAGCCCGATTTCGGAAACTTCTTTGCTTCTGAAATTGTATCTCCTCCTTGTAGTTGTGCCTTTGTCTTCATCAATTGTTCACTTCTAGTTTCTTTGGAAAGGGGCAATATTGATATAaggaataaataatattaaaaatttatatcTATTCAATAAGACAATTAAAAGGTATGTGGTCTCAAAGATTTTGCTTACTTTAAAGAATTGATTAGAGTTGTTGGGCTTTTCATTGGAACAATTATAATTTCTTGTGAGTTTTTGTTCTAAATATTCCAATTACCTTAGAAATTAAGATGATTTTTGTACCTCTTTCTTGTAGTTGTGTGTTTGTCTTGATTATATTCAGCTCTATTTTTTTGGAGAGAGTCGATAGTTGTATAAGAAATAAAAAATCTTGTAAAATTTATATCACATGGAACTATGTGAAAGAAAAACATCTATCCAATGAGACAATTAAAAGGTAGGTGGTCTCAAAGATTTTTCTTACTCTACAGGATTGATAAGGGTTGTTGGGCTTTACATTAGAGTAATTTTTTTTGCTTGTGAGTCTTTGTTCCAAATATTTCTCGACAATCTTATACTACATATGTAAAGCATTGAACAAAAGAGTAATATCGTGGAAGAATGGAGTAGATTTGAAGAACAATATGAGATAATCGTTGGTTATCATTATTTTAGTTGTATGTAATAATACTCACAATAGAGATCATTTGCATTTGAGCTTTGAATTTATCTTACGTTGTCATTGAGGAACACATAGAGTAATTATATTTTCTTGTGAGTTTTTGTTTTAAATATTCTAATTAAAGATTAATGTCCACACCTAGAAATTAAGATATTTTTTGTACCTTCTCCTTTAGTTGTGCATTTACCTTGATTATATTCATCTCTATtttcttggaaagagtcaatagtcatataaaaaataaataatcttGTAAAATTTACATCGCATGGAACTATGTGGAAGGAAAACATTTATCCTTGATGAGACAAGTAAAAGGTAGATGGTCTCAAAGGTCTTTCTTACTCTAAAGGATTGATAAGGGTTGTTGGACTTCACATTAGAGCAATTATCTTTGCTTGTGAGTCCTTGTTCCAAATATTCCTCAACAATATTATACTACAAGTGAAAAGGATTAAACTAAACAGTAATATCATGGAAGAATGGAGTAGATTTGTAGAACAAGATAATATAATTGTTGGTTATCATTATTTTAATTGTATTAAATAATACTTTCATTAGAGGTCTTTTGCATTTGAGCTTTGGTTTTATCTTAAGTTGTCATTAAAGAACAAGGAATGATGAGAATAATGGTTATAATTGAAGTCAATCCTATTAAGACTAGTCTAATACAAAATGTGATAAACAATATCAAAATAAATAAGAAAGGTAATT contains the following coding sequences:
- the LOC131030488 gene encoding pectinesterase, with translation MHSLSEEMHSFKGYGKVDALHQEKLVARKKSRRRIIIIGITCLVLIAIIVSVAVAVVRSKSSSKDEEPTEMQTSSKAMTAVCSVTVYKEKCISSLSSYNGSSKLSPKDLFNIAVVVAMREAQNALSVVSNLTEQITDPEQKQAFKDCGELIDQTVDQLNSSSDDLKNFNLKSLTEPSSDVRTWLSAALTNLVTCVDGLSNTTSSQGKDQMHSIVDNLSELTSNSLAIVSNVAKLLKKLKISFPTRRLLMDDFNPAENGFPGWVSATDRRLLQTDIVPNVIVAKDGTGNYKTIQEAVDAAPTKNETRFIIMVKQGIYQETVEVSKAKTMLMIVGDGMDKTIITGDKSFGTGTKTFHTATLIAVGKGFIAQDIQIRNTAGASNHQAVAARVGSDESLFVKCNISAYQDTLYAHSLRQFYRDCYISGTVDFIFGNAAVVFQNCIIAARLPDPNQKNTITAQGRTDPNQNTGISIQNCNITGEADLFAAKDTFATYLGRPWKLYSRTVIMTSHMDDIINPAGWLEWNGDFALETLYYVEYQNTGAGAALDRRVTWPGFKNTTDANEMAKFTVESFIGTSWLQATKVTFFSGLTA